The genomic segment GGCATCATGATCAAATCACTGAACAGCTCCATACCTTCTGTGGCAATGGCGAAATCCACGGTGCCATTGGCCGCCATTTCAGCGATCTGCATCGGTGTTCCCTGATGCATATGCAGGGTAACCTCAGGATACTGCTGCATAAAGACCCGAATCACTTCCGGTAACGCATAACGTGCCTGGGTGTGCGTTGTTGCCAGCGTCAGTGATCCCTTGGTTTCATCGCTGAATTCCTGGGCGACCTGTTTAATGCCTTCGACCTTGCGCAGAATTTCTCCCGCAACGGCAAGGATTGCTTCCCCTGCCGGGGTAATACGGGTCAGGTGCTTGCCGCTGCGAGCAAATATCTCAACGCCCAGCTCATCTTCCAGCAGTCGAATCTGCTTGCTGATACCCGGTTGCGAGGTATACAACACCTGGGCCGTGGCAGAAACATTCAGATCGTGGTGGGCTACTTCCCATATGTATTTGAGCTGTTGCAGCTTCATGCTACCTCCCCCAGGTATTGAGTTATAAAAATATAATTAAATATTCTTTTTAAGTATAGAAGGTAGCCGGTTAGAGTACCAACTCACCTTCTTTCCGTTACCGGCAGTGTAGACCGCACAACATGGACATTCTGTTATATATCCTCGCCGGCGCTGGCGTCGGTTTTATTGTTGGTCTGACTGGCATCGGCGGTGGCGCACTGATGACGCCGTTGCTACTGCTGTTTGGCTTTCCAGCCCACATCGCGGTTGGCACTGACCTGATGTATGCCTCAATCACCAAGGCCTCTGGCGCAATATCCCACCACCGGCAAGGCCATGTGAACTGGAGCATTCTGCGCAAGCTGGCTGTCGGCAGTATAACCGCAGCCCTGATCACAGGTGTGGTACTGGACCAATTCTTTGACGATCCCGAGCAATACAGCCACATTCTGACCAATGTTCTGGGTGCCATGTTGCTGTTTACCGCTTGCACTATCGTATTCCGTACTACTCTCCAGCACTGGTCCAGCCGCCTGATTGGCGACAACCCGACTCGCATCGGCCACCTGACCATCGCCATGGGGGTTATTCTGGGTGTATTGGTGACGCTGTCGTCAGTAGGAGCAGGAGCTATTGGCACAGCAATCCTGATGATTCTTTACCCGGCACTGCGCTCAACCAATGTCGTTGGCACCGATATCGCCCACGCCGTTCCACTTACCCTTGCGGCAGGCCTGATACATCTTTATCTGGGTAACATTGATTTTATGTTATTAGGTGCCCTGTTGATTGGCTCTATTCCCGCAATACAGGTATCCAGTCGTCTGGCGCGACACATTCCGGAAAATATTCTGCGCAGCCTGCTTGCCAGCCTGCTGTTCGGGCTAGGCATTAAATATGCGTTGTTCTGACAGCCAATACACAGGACGGTGACTTTTTTCCTCAACCCCACAAATCGGCGGTCTGGTTGATGCCTTGCTCCCCCGGCCAGGTTACCGCTTGATGCCAGTAGTCTGCCATCAGGCGTCGGTGTACCTGCGGCACATCGTGGTTGCCGACTGTGTGCCAGAAAATATAGGGAGACTTTCCCTGCTGCTGCCATTGGGTCAACTTCTGCTGCCACTGCTGAAAATAGCGCAGATTGTCTTCATAACGAGGATGACCTATAAATCGCACGACCGGACAATCACCGGTAGCAATCGGATGTACTGGCATGGCAGGCTTTTTAGACTGGGCGTCCAGTAACGCAGCGGCAGTGCCCTGATCAGCCATCAGCCCACGGGTATCAAACACCACCCGGTCAACCCGCCGATCCGACAGTGCTCGCAACAAACGTGGTTCATGATCCGTTTTATCGAAAAACGACCGGTGGCGACATTCAACGGCAACACGGAGTGGTAATCCAGCGCTGAAGCTGCCGCCCAGCAAGAGATCCAGAGCCTCCAGCAACTGCCCGGTTCGGGAGGCATCAAACTGCCCCGGAAGCTGCAACATCAGCACACCCAGTTTATCTGGCGCATGTGCCAGTATTACATCAATAAAAGCCGCCAGATCGCGACCTGGCAGCCCTTGCAATGCCGCCACCAGGTCTGGTGTATGGCTGATTGTACGGGGGAGTTTGAAGCAAAAACGAAATGTATCCGTGGTTAAATCCAGCCACTGCCTGAGACGTACCGACTCCGGCAAACCGTAAAATGTCGTATTACCCTCCACTGACTGGAAGACCTGGCTGTATTCCGCCAATGCCGTGGTACTGGATTGATCGGTCGAGAGCAATTGCCCTTTCCATTGTGGTAAAAACCACATGGGCAATCCCATCCGCAATACGCCAGGTTCATCTACTGAATGTGCTTTTTGGGCTGCATTTGTCATAATCACCTGGATTATAACAGGGCCACCGCCAAAAATGCCTCCGGCCCCATCGCAGCTAGCCATCTTTTTCAGTAAAGCGATCTGCTCCAAATAAACAAGATTCAACCATCACCAGGATTTTTATGACAGATACTCGCGTCGAAGACTTGAACATAGAGTCGATTACCACCCTGATCACACCAGATCAGTTAAAACAGGAAATGCCCATTTCCGAAGCTGCCGTCAGCTGCGTACAGGAAGGCCGCCAGGTAATCCGTGACATTCTGGATCGCAAGGACAACCGTATTTTTGTTGTTATCGGCCCTTGCTCTATCCACGATATTGACGCCGCCAAAGACTATGCCGCCCGATTGAAAGCGCTGGCTGAAAAAGTCAGCGACAGCCTGTATCTGGTGATGCGTGTCTACTTTGAAAAGCCACGCACCACCGTCGGCTGGAAGGGTCTT from the Candidatus Thalassolituus haligoni genome contains:
- a CDS encoding sulfite exporter TauE/SafE family protein, with the translated sequence MDILLYILAGAGVGFIVGLTGIGGGALMTPLLLLFGFPAHIAVGTDLMYASITKASGAISHHRQGHVNWSILRKLAVGSITAALITGVVLDQFFDDPEQYSHILTNVLGAMLLFTACTIVFRTTLQHWSSRLIGDNPTRIGHLTIAMGVILGVLVTLSSVGAGAIGTAILMILYPALRSTNVVGTDIAHAVPLTLAAGLIHLYLGNIDFMLLGALLIGSIPAIQVSSRLARHIPENILRSLLASLLFGLGIKYALF
- a CDS encoding DUF72 domain-containing protein encodes the protein MWFLPQWKGQLLSTDQSSTTALAEYSQVFQSVEGNTTFYGLPESVRLRQWLDLTTDTFRFCFKLPRTISHTPDLVAALQGLPGRDLAAFIDVILAHAPDKLGVLMLQLPGQFDASRTGQLLEALDLLLGGSFSAGLPLRVAVECRHRSFFDKTDHEPRLLRALSDRRVDRVVFDTRGLMADQGTAAALLDAQSKKPAMPVHPIATGDCPVVRFIGHPRYEDNLRYFQQWQQKLTQWQQQGKSPYIFWHTVGNHDVPQVHRRLMADYWHQAVTWPGEQGINQTADLWG